In Gammaproteobacteria bacterium, one DNA window encodes the following:
- a CDS encoding alginate export family protein: protein MNNSRSFIFSAFSPSERKPVQPGKGRRWLVKLCVGLLGTGMALQVHANPPAAANAPAPKAAEAPKTAEAPKAADGKFDKSKVPPVTAASRPGLFLLPPTGSGYYSLLDLVTNNKREKPPVAPYAPFALLTTPSFDIDFRYLDTPGHEKNIFDPVKRIRFADDWLLSFGGSFWYRYVKETDSRLNAAGTDNSFHLFRTRFHADLWYRDNVRLFAEFLDSRIQGSDLPPLVTDQNHTDMLNLFADVKLASVNNGPVYIRFGRQELMYGSQRLISTLDWVNTRRTFQGVKTFWRTAEWDLDAFWVRPMITEVNKFDNWDTQQNFFGLWATNKPKPGHIIDLYFLSLINDRSVSAANLLAGNILQGNADTHTLGGRLAGNFDNLLYEFEGMYQFGQRSNQDVSAFAVATGVGYRLPLPMNPQGWIRYDFASGDSNSKDGRSNTFNQLFPFGHYYMGFIDRVGRQNIHDFNAQFTLHPMPWFTFISQYHRFYLANTRDYLYNAGGVATMRDITGQSGSHVGDEMDFRANFHLDRHQDVLIGYSKLFSGEFLQKQRPGINADLFYVQYNFRF from the coding sequence ATGCAAACCCTCCTGCGGCGGCGAATGCACCTGCACCGAAAGCTGCTGAGGCGCCTAAAACCGCCGAAGCGCCCAAAGCTGCTGATGGCAAATTTGATAAATCCAAGGTGCCGCCAGTTACCGCAGCGTCGCGCCCAGGTTTATTCCTGCTGCCGCCAACCGGATCGGGCTATTATTCATTGCTGGATCTGGTAACCAATAACAAGCGGGAAAAACCCCCAGTAGCTCCATACGCCCCCTTTGCGCTTTTGACGACGCCTTCATTTGACATCGATTTTCGTTATCTGGATACGCCGGGGCACGAAAAAAATATTTTCGATCCGGTAAAAAGAATCCGTTTCGCGGACGATTGGTTATTATCGTTCGGTGGCAGTTTCTGGTATCGCTATGTGAAAGAAACGGATAGCCGTTTGAATGCCGCTGGTACCGATAATAGCTTCCACTTGTTCCGTACGAGATTTCATGCCGATTTGTGGTATCGCGATAATGTGCGGTTGTTCGCTGAATTCTTGGATTCACGCATTCAAGGGTCCGATTTGCCGCCACTCGTAACAGATCAGAATCACACTGACATGCTCAATTTGTTTGCCGATGTCAAGTTGGCTAGCGTAAATAACGGCCCCGTTTATATCCGTTTCGGCCGTCAAGAGTTAATGTACGGGTCGCAAAGATTGATTTCCACGCTGGATTGGGTCAACACGCGCAGAACATTCCAAGGTGTCAAAACTTTCTGGCGTACTGCAGAATGGGATTTGGATGCATTCTGGGTTCGTCCGATGATTACCGAGGTTAATAAGTTTGATAACTGGGATACCCAGCAAAACTTTTTCGGCTTGTGGGCTACGAACAAACCAAAACCCGGGCACATTATTGATCTCTATTTCCTAAGTTTAATTAATGATCGCTCAGTTTCCGCTGCAAATTTATTGGCTGGAAATATTCTGCAAGGTAACGCCGATACGCATACGCTCGGTGGCCGCCTGGCCGGGAATTTTGATAACTTGCTGTATGAATTTGAAGGTATGTATCAGTTCGGTCAGCGCTCTAACCAGGATGTTTCCGCTTTTGCCGTGGCAACCGGGGTGGGCTATCGTCTGCCGCTGCCGATGAATCCGCAAGGCTGGATACGCTATGACTTCGCATCGGGCGACAGTAATTCTAAAGACGGCAGAAGCAATACCTTCAATCAATTATTTCCGTTCGGTCACTACTACATGGGGTTCATCGATCGTGTAGGACGGCAAAATATTCACGATTTCAACGCTCAGTTCACGCTGCATCCGATGCCGTGGTTCACATTTATTTCTCAGTACCACCGGTTCTATTTGGCAAATACGCGCGACTACTTATACAACGCGGGTGGCGTAGCGACCATGCGCGACATCACCGGTCAATCCGGCAGTCACGTTGGCGATGAGATGGATTTCCGTGCCAACTTCCACTTAGATCGTCACCAAGACGTCTTGATTGGATACTCGAAATTATTCAGCGGCGAATTTCTGCAAAAACAAAGACCGGGAATCAATGCCGATCTTTTCTATGTTCAATATAATTTCCGCTTCTAA